The Phoenix dactylifera cultivar Barhee BC4 chromosome 17, palm_55x_up_171113_PBpolish2nd_filt_p, whole genome shotgun sequence genome contains a region encoding:
- the LOC103714896 gene encoding probable voltage-gated potassium channel subunit beta — protein MVAGGNMQYNNLGRSGLKVSQLSYGSWVSFGNQLDVKEAKALLQCCRDHGVNFFDNAEVYANGRAEEIMGQAIRELGWRRSDLVISTKIFWGGPGPNDKGLSRKHIVEGTRASLRRLDMEYVDVIYCHRPDAATPIEETVRAMNHVIDRGWAFYWGTSEWSAQQITEAWAVAGRLDLVGPIVEQPEYNLFSRHKVEAEYLPLYSTYGLGLTTWSPLASGVLTGKYTKGNIPPDSRFALENYKNLASRSLVDDVLRKVNGLKPIADELGVPLSQLAIAWCASNPNVSSVITGATKESQIIENMKALDVIPLLTPDVLEKIDAVVQSKPKRPESYR, from the exons ATGGTGGCAGGAGGCAACATGCAGTATAATAATTTGGGGAGATCGGGGCTGAAGGTGAGCCAATTGTCGTACGGATCATGGGTGAGCTTCGGGAACCAGCTGGACGTGAAGGAAGCGAAGGCACTCCTCCAGTGCTGCCGCGACCACGGCGTCAACTTCTTCGACAACGCCGAGGTCTACGCCAACGGCCGCGCCGAGGAGATCATGGGCCAGGCCATCCGCGAGCTCGGGTGGCGGCGCTCCGACCTGGTGATCTCCACCAAGATCTTCTGGGGCGGCCCCGGCCCCAACGACAAGGGCCTCTCGAGGAAGCACATCGTGGAGGGCACGCGGGCGTCGCTGCGCCGTCTCGACATGGAGTATGTCGACGTCATCTACTGCCACCGCCCGGACGCGGCCACCCCCATCGAGGAGACGGTGCGGGCGATGAACCACGTCATCGACAGGGGCTGGGCCTTCTACTGGGGGACCAGCGAGTGGTCCGCGCAGCAGATCACCGAGGCCTGGGCCGTCGCCGGCCGCCTCGACCTCGTCGGACCCATCGTCGAGCAGCCCGAGTACAATCTCTTCTCCCGTCACAAG GTTGAAGCCGAATACTTGCCTCTTTACAGCACCTACGGCCTGGGCCTTACCACATGGAGTCCTCTAGCTTCTGGGGTGCTTACTGGCAAATACACCAAAGGGAACATTCCACCTGATAGTCGATTTGCCTTGGAAAACTACAAG AATCTGGCTAGCAGATCATTGGTAGATGATGTGCTTAGAAAAGTTAACGGACTGAAACCAATAGCGGATGAGCTAGGTGTACCTTTATCTCAACTTGCAATTGCTTGGTGTGCGTCGAACCCCAATGTTTCGTCAGTAATTACTGGTGCCACTAAGGAGAGTCAG ATAATAGAGAACATGAAAGCTCTTGATGTAATTCCTCTTTTGACACCTGATGTGCTTGAGAAGATTGATGCAGTTGTTCAAAGCAAGCCCAAGCGTCCAGAATCATACAGGTAA
- the LOC120104212 gene encoding auxin-responsive protein IAA10-like: protein MKGVRGFNGGAASSGSTSAAEAVEDYVGLSEAASSHPATAEEAAEEGRRDEDEEDLELGLSLGAKNAARGGGGKVAAAPWGQSCRILTANDFPSLVYRPSPRSSSTSSVSSSSSAALAGGAGGDGVAGTKRAADAVAPDVVGSDHPPSQAVVGWPPIRAFRMNSLFNQSKDNTSGTNSAAHKKTNSSNTNMKEANGIDGRDNKGRAAGCSRFVKVNMDGDPIGRKVDLNAHRSYETLALALELMFHKPAMALSTCCVYGVKASKLWGGSYEFALTYEDKDGDLMLVGDVPWGMFLDTVKRLRIMRTSDARGLAARFQSSNNSYKP from the exons ATGAAAGGTGTTCGCGGTTTCAATGGAGGAGCAGCCTCGTCGGGGTCGACTTCGGCGGCGGAGGCGGTGGAGGACTACGTGGGGCTCTCGGAGGCCGCCTCCTCGCACCCCGCCACcgcggaggaggcggcggaggaggggaggagagaTGAGGACGAGGAGGACCTGGAGCTGGGGTTGAGCCTGGGGGCGAAGAATGCCGCCCGCGGTGGTGGCGGCAAGGTGGCGGCTGCGCCGTGGGGGCAGtcttgcaggattctgactGCCAATGACTTCCCTTCTCTGGTGTACCGTCCTTCGCCTAGGTCGTCCTCCACATCCTccgtttcctcctcctcctccgctgcTTTAGCCGGTGGAGCCGGCGGCGACGGCGTCGCCGGCACTAAGAGGGCCGCGGACGCCGTTGCTCCGGACGTCGTCGGATCCGATCACCCACCCAG TCAGGCAGTGGTGGGATGGCCACCTATAAGGGCATTCAGGATGAACAGCTTGTTTAACCAATCGAAAGACAACACCTCTGGGACTAATTCTGCCGCCCACAAGAAGACCAACAGCAGCAACACCAATATGAAGGAAGCCAATGGGATCGATGGTCGGGATAACAAAGGGAGGGCTGCTGGGTGCTCTCGCTTTGTTAAGGTGAACATGGATGGAGATCCTATTGGGAGGAAGGTGGATCTCAATGCTCATCGCTCTTATGAAACCCTTGCGCTCGCTCTGGAGCTCATGTTTCACAAACCCGCGATGGCCCTCAGTACCTGTTGCGTCT ATGGTGTGAAGGCCTCAAAGTTGTGGGGGGGCTCCTATGAATTTGCTCTTACTTATGAAGACAAGGATGGGGACTTGATGCTGGTTGGAGATGTCCCTTGGGG GATGTTCTTGGACACTGTCAAGAGACTTAGAATTATGAGGACCTCCGATGCCCGTGGGCTTG CTGCAAGGTTCCAATCCTCCAATAACTCTTACAAGCCTTGA